The segment ACTTCTTTCAGCGTCGCCATTGTCGTATCTCCTGGCGTGGTCATTGCCAGCGCGCCGTGGGCAGCGCCGTACTCGACAGCCAATTTCGCATCCTGTAGCGTCATCATTCCGAAAATAAAACCGGACGCAAAACTGTCCCCGCCGCCGACTCTGTCCAAAATTTCCAGATTCGGGCGATGTGTGGCTTCATAAAATTTTCCGTCAACCCAGCAAATCGCGCCCCAGTCGTTCACCGTCGCTGTTTTGACGCCGCGCAGAGTAGTAGCCACAGCTTTGAAATTGGGATAGGTTGCTACCACTTTCTCAATCATCTTCTTGAACTTTTCAGTGTCCAGATTTGTCAAATTCTCATCAACGCCCTCAACCTCAAAACCGAGACAGGCAGTAAAATCTTCTTCGTTTCCAATCATCACATCGACAAATTTGGCGATTTCCTTGTTCACTTCCTGCGCCTTTTCTTTGCCGCCAATGCCTTTCCACAGCGAAGGTCTGTAATTCAAATCATAAGAAATAATTGTGCCATATTTTTTCGCGATTTCCATTGCTTCCAGAATCACATCCGGCGTGGTTTCCGACAGCGCCGCAAAAATTCCGCCGGTGTGAAACCAGCGAACTCCGCGTTTGCCAAAAATTTCTTCCCAGTCAATATCCCCTTTTTTCAATTGAGACGCTGCCGTGTTGCCGCGATCGGAACAGCCAAGCGCGCCGCGGATGCCATAGCCGCGCTCGGTGAAATTTAAGCCGTTGCGCACCGTCCTTCCGATTCCGTCGTAGGGAACCCATTTGATGAAAGAAGTATCCACGCCACCCTGAAGGATAAAATCTTCCAGCAAACGCCCGACAGCATTGTCCGCAAATAATGCCGTCACCACAGCGGTTTTCAAGCCGAAACAGCGACGCAGCCCGCGAGCGACATTGTATTCGCCGCCACCTTCCCAGACACGGAACCAACGCGTCGTATGTATTCGCCCTTCACCCGGATCAAAACGCAACATTATTTCACCCAAAGAAATCTCATCAAATTCACATTCGTCCGCAGCACGTAACTTCAACGACATAACATTCCTCCTACATATTTTTCTAAATTATCAGATTCTTCCGGATTTAATCCGTCAGGATTTTACCTTGACCAAGAGCCACAGATTTGCCTAATTCCACACTGATTTAATGAAAATCCGTGCCCATCAGTGGCTACTAATTCAAATCACATCCAACTCAAAATTTTCTCCGCCACTTTCTCCCCGGTAAAACCAAATTTCTCCGCCAAAATTTTGTAAGGCGCCGAAGCACCGAAGCGGTCAATGCCGATCACTTTGACCTTGCTGTTTGGCGCAACGCCGTGCCAACCGAAAGATACGGCAACCTCCACCGCGAAAACAGGAACGTTCGCCGGCAAGACTTTGTCGCGGTAAGCAGCGGACTGTTGAGCGAAAATTTCCAGAGAAGGTATGGAGACGACGCGCATTGGTTTTCCCTTCTCCTGCAAAATTTTCTGCGCTTCCACAGCAATGTGCACTTCGGAACCGGTAGCAACAATAATCCCGTCTAATTTTTCCTCGCTTTCCGGCGACAAAATGTAGCCGCCGCGCAGCACATCTTCAGGCTGAAAGTCATTTGTCCGTTTCAAATTCGGCAAAGTTTGCCGCGTCAAAATCAGCGCTGTGGGCCCGGTGCGATGTTTCAACGCAAAATTCCAGCCCATGGCAACTTCCAAACTGTCTGCCGGGCGGAAAACGACCAAATTGGGAATGGCACGCAGAGCCGCAAGATGTTCCACCGGCTGATGCGTGGGACCGTCCTCGCCAACGAAAATGGAATCATGGGTGAACACGTAAATTGTCTGTAACTCCGAAAGCGCTGCGATGCGAATCGGCGGCCTCATGTAATCGGAAAAAACGAGAAACGTCGAACCGAAGGGAATCCAACCGCCATATTCCGCGATCCCATTCAAAATGCCGCCCATGCCGTGCTCGCGAATGCCAAAATGAAAATTCCGTCCGGAAAAATGATACGCTTCGATGGCGCCCGCGTCATCGATCCAGGTTTTTGTCGAGGGCGATAAATCCGCAGAGCCGCCGATCAAGCCGGGGACTAACTCCGCTGCTTTCTGCAAAATTTTACCGGAACTGGCGCGCGTCGCAAGGTCTCTTTCCGGAATTGCCGCTATCAATTGCTCTGCCAGATCGTCGGGCACACTTTTGGAAATCATTTTATCGAGCAATTGTGCCTGATCGGGATTATTGTCTTGCCACCGGAAAAATTTCTCCTGCCAGTTTTTCTGAATTTCAACTAACTCACTTACCCGCTTCCGGAACAAATCTGCGGCTTCTTTGGGCACGTAAAATTTTTCATTTTCGGGAAATCCCAAATTACGTTTTGCCGCTTTTAGTTCGTCCTCGCCAAGAGGCGAACCGTGCGCTTTTTCTGAATCCTGCAAGTTTGGGCTGCCAAAAGCGATGTGCGTCTTCGCCAGAATTAAAGTCGGCTTCTCTGTTTCGTCAATTCCTGCCTGTATCGCCCCCTCGATTTCATCGTAATTGTGACCATTGATCGCAATCGTGTGCCAACCCAGCGCATCAAATCGCTGTGCCACATTTTCGGAAAATGCCAAACTCGTATTGCCCTCAATAGTGATGTTGTTATTATCGTACAGATAGACCACATTCCCCAATTTCAAATGTCCTGCCAAAGAAGCCGCTTCAAAAGAGACGCCTTCCATCAAATCGCCGTCGCTGACAATGGCAAAAATGTTGTGATTCAAAAGCGAAAAATCCGGGCTGTTGAATCTTTGTGCCATCATTTTTTCCGCGATCGCCATGCCGATTCCGTTGGCAAATCCCTGTCCCAGAGGTCCGGTCGTCGTCTCCACGCCGGGCAGACAACCAAGTTCCGGGTGTCCCGGCGTGCGGCTGCCCCATTGGCGAAATGATTTTAAATCGTCCAGGGTCACATTGTAGCCGCTCAAATAAAGCAAAGAATAAAGCAACATGGAACCGTGTCCCGCGGATAAAACAAATCGATCCCGATTCAGCCAACCCGGCTTCTGTGGGTTAAATTTCAGAAATTTAGTCCAGAGAACCGTGGCGCAATCCGCCATCCCCATGGGCAGT is part of the Calditrichota bacterium genome and harbors:
- the tkt gene encoding transketolase; amino-acid sequence: MNKNDKWEQYRLAANTVRFLAADGVQKANSGHPGLPMGMADCATVLWTKFLKFNPQKPGWLNRDRFVLSAGHGSMLLYSLLYLSGYNVTLDDLKSFRQWGSRTPGHPELGCLPGVETTTGPLGQGFANGIGMAIAEKMMAQRFNSPDFSLLNHNIFAIVSDGDLMEGVSFEAASLAGHLKLGNVVYLYDNNNITIEGNTSLAFSENVAQRFDALGWHTIAINGHNYDEIEGAIQAGIDETEKPTLILAKTHIAFGSPNLQDSEKAHGSPLGEDELKAAKRNLGFPENEKFYVPKEAADLFRKRVSELVEIQKNWQEKFFRWQDNNPDQAQLLDKMISKSVPDDLAEQLIAAIPERDLATRASSGKILQKAAELVPGLIGGSADLSPSTKTWIDDAGAIEAYHFSGRNFHFGIREHGMGGILNGIAEYGGWIPFGSTFLVFSDYMRPPIRIAALSELQTIYVFTHDSIFVGEDGPTHQPVEHLAALRAIPNLVVFRPADSLEVAMGWNFALKHRTGPTALILTRQTLPNLKRTNDFQPEDVLRGGYILSPESEEKLDGIIVATGSEVHIAVEAQKILQEKGKPMRVVSIPSLEIFAQQSAAYRDKVLPANVPVFAVEVAVSFGWHGVAPNSKVKVIGIDRFGASAPYKILAEKFGFTGEKVAEKILSWM
- a CDS encoding sugar kinase gives rise to the protein MSLKLRAADECEFDEISLGEIMLRFDPGEGRIHTTRWFRVWEGGGEYNVARGLRRCFGLKTAVVTALFADNAVGRLLEDFILQGGVDTSFIKWVPYDGIGRTVRNGLNFTERGYGIRGALGCSDRGNTAASQLKKGDIDWEEIFGKRGVRWFHTGGIFAALSETTPDVILEAMEIAKKYGTIISYDLNYRPSLWKGIGGKEKAQEVNKEIAKFVDVMIGNEEDFTACLGFEVEGVDENLTNLDTEKFKKMIEKVVATYPNFKAVATTLRGVKTATVNDWGAICWVDGKFYEATHRPNLEILDRVGGGDSFASGFIFGMMTLQDAKLAVEYGAAHGALAMTTPGDTTMATLKEV